One Cucumis melo cultivar AY chromosome 8, USDA_Cmelo_AY_1.0, whole genome shotgun sequence genomic window, tttgcAGTTTTTGTTTTACCCAAGCTTTACAAAATTTTACAATTGTAGACTACTACCAAATTTACGCTTTTAAAAATGGCACACACATTGTTATCATCCACAACTCCAACAACCGTATTTCCTCCCCTCATTCTTGTTCGGCAAAAGGAAATTTTACGATCATGGCCCACGATCAGCAAATAAGCGTTCCCTTATTGGAAGAATCAACAGCGATATTACAATCTCATGACGGCGACGACGATCAAAATTCAGAGGATCTTGTAAGACGAGTGTGGATTGAATCGAAGAAGCTATGGTATATCGTGGGCCCTGCAATCTTAAGCAGAGTGAGCACCCACTCCGTCATGGTAACCTCCCAAGCCTTCGCCGGCCACTTGGGTGACCTTGATCTTGCCGCCATTTCCATCGCCCTTAACGTCATCATCGGTTTTGATTTGGGACTAATGGTACCAAACCAAACATTCAACATTCAGTTTTCAACTTTTCGAGTTAATTCTTCCCCTGTTAAAACTATactctgttttcttttttttttgtgcctCAAATGAGATGGGTATGGCAAGCGCATTAGAGACACTATGTGGGCAAGCATATGGGGCGAAGAAGCACTACATGCTGGGAGTTTATTTGCAGCGCTCATGGATGGTTCTGTTCATGTGCTGCGTTTTACTGTTGCCGGTGTTCATATTCGCATCGCCGATTCTGAAGGCGATAGGGGAGGGTGATGAGTTGGCGGAACTAGCGGGGGGTTTAGCCAGATGGCTAATTCCGTTGCATTTTAGCTTTGCGTTTTATTTTCCATTGCAGAGATTCCTGCAGAGTCAAGTGAAGGCGAGGGCGATTATGTGGGTAGCGGTGGTGGGGCTTGTAGTGCACGTGGCAGCGAGTTGGGTGTTTGTGGGTTTGTTGAAAATGGGAGTAGTGGGGATAGCGGTGGCATGTGATATTTCTTGGTGGGTTCTGCCGATTGGGCTGATGGGTTATAGCGCCGGCGGTGGCTGTCCTAACACTTGGACTGGATTCTCACTCGAAGCCCTTTCTGGTCTTTGGGATTTTCTTAAGCTCTCTGCTGCTTCTGGGGTTATGCTATGGTCTCTGCCTCTAATCTAAACTTTACATTTCTTTTCGCTTTCTCAGTTCGTTAATATCAGGATGTGCAATTGATGAATTTCATTTCAGCTTAGAGAATTGGTATTACAAAATATTGATAGTGATGACTGGAAATATGAAGAACGCCAAGATTGAAGTGGATGCTTTATCCATCTGGTCTTTCTCCATCTCTTTTTTCACTTAAAtcattttggtttatttttgttatatttgaaacaAACACTCAAATCATCATTTGAGTATGTGGTGAATGTTTGCTGTGATTGCAGCATGGGCATCAACGGATTAGAGTTTATGATTCCACTAGCATTCTTTGCGGGTACAGGGTAAAAAAGATCAATTACTAATATATATTATAGAATCTTAAATTAATCCCAATCTTAATTATTTTCTCAAATTATATAATGAAATACACATTCTATTGATTATTGATTGTAACGAACGAAACAGAGTAAGAGTAGCAAATGAGCTGGGAGGCGGCAATGGAAAAGGAGCCAAGTTTGCAGCCATTGTGTCATCAACAACATCATTAGTAATTGGCCTTCTCTTTTGTTGCTTAATTGTAATATTTCACGACAAATTTGGTCTTCTTTTTTCCTCTACCGACATTGTTCTTCAAGAAGTCAATAAACTTAGTATCCTCTTGGCCTTCACTATCCTCTTCAACAGTGTCCAGCCAGTCCTCTCCGGTATGACAATTTTACTATAACTTACTAATTTGTATTTCAAAATTACCTAgcttttcataaatatttaatttgcTGTGTGATGTAAATATATAGGAGTGGCGGTTGGATCAGGTTGGCAATCTTATGTAGCTTATATAAATTTGGGTTGCTACTATTTCATTGGTTTGCCTCTTGGCATTTTCACGCTTAGGTTTACTGACCTTGGTGTTAAGGTATAAATAAAAACACAATAATACAATTTCATGCATGTAGTGATACAAACAATCTACATTTATATTTAGTTATACGtttatttttgtattatatGATGAAGGGAATTTGGTTGGGGATGATATTTGGAGGAACAGGAATTCAAACCTTGATATTGCTCATCATTACTATTCGATGTGATTGGGAAGAAGAGGTATGGTCTAAATATACCCATTTTTATATACCtactaaatttaaatttcattgACATCATTATTAATATTGAGCATTCACTTAAAAATTGGCAGGCTAAGAAAGCAAGCTTGCGGATGCAGAAATGGACAGATCAGAAGTTTTTGCCAAGGCAATGAGAAGATttggtttcattatcattattgttttttttaatttttaaattattatggTTTATTACTTAATCTCAATAGTTATAatacataaaaatatataatgttataTTAGATTGGGATTCTGGCCAACACATGAGTaacctaatttttttaaaaaaatagatgtATCTTCAATTTGTTTTATGAAGGAGTTAGATTGGGTCGAGCTAGTCAGTTTGTTGCCCCTGGATTGGACTTGGATCCACACTTGGGGTTCTgggtttgaaaattttcatataaatCTTTCTTCACAAGGGATTGAAGAAGTGAAGATTTTCTTGGaccgattcaaataatcaaaaaagATCTTTGGATCAAtctgaatttaaaaaaatgtaattcaaactcaattcgaaaaaaaaaaaaaaaaacataaacaatttaaccaaactaaaataaaaatttacctAACTTAATCAAACTTTAACTAGGTTAGATAGTCTGGATTGTTGGGTTGTTTGAACATTCGAAATTAAAATAACCTAGACTACACTCCAAGaatatttctaaaataatgTTATAATAACGAGTTTTAATTGTCGATATTTTATGAGATTGAAGTGTGATCAAGTAATTTAAAAGTATGTCATCATAACAACGTTCAAGCAACCTATGTTACACCTATTTTAATGCATTCCACCtaattctttaattaatttttcttttcatgtgtggaatgattttttcaaacgatttattgttttattaaataataaaaagaggGTCGTGCAAACGACTTGTAACCAAATTGTACTTAACATAATCATTTCTATTTCAATATTTCAATCAACATACAATGAAGATGCTAAAACAATATATAATAGAGGACTCAAGTAAGTTTCTATTTGTACTGTTCAACATTTCAAAAGGTTGTTTGTATTGAAAAAATGTAGTACAATCGAGTCGTCGACTATGCTTTTCATCAATTGTTCATATCAATAATGAGTTTTTATCTTTGCTTTTCCGACAAATATCCATTCTCATGACTTTTGAATGCAACTTCGTCAAAGTTTATcatttatactt contains:
- the LOC127150529 gene encoding protein DETOXIFICATION 27-like; the protein is MGMASALETLCGQAYGAKKHYMLGVYLQRSWMVLFMCCVLLLPVFIFASPILKAIGEGDELAELAGGLARWLIPLHFSFAFYFPLQRFLQSQVKARAIMWVAVVGLVVHVAASWVFVGLLKMGVVGIAVACDISWWVLPIGLMGYSAGGGCPNTWTGFSLEALSGLWDFLKLSAASGVMLWSLPLI
- the LOC103485342 gene encoding protein DETOXIFICATION 26-like, with amino-acid sequence MTGNMKNAKIEVDALSICMGINGLEFMIPLAFFAGTGVRVANELGGGNGKGAKFAAIVSSTTSLVIGLLFCCLIVIFHDKFGLLFSSTDIVLQEVNKLSILLAFTILFNSVQPVLSGMTILL